A genomic stretch from Cydia amplana chromosome 1, ilCydAmpl1.1, whole genome shotgun sequence includes:
- the LOC134648648 gene encoding uncharacterized protein LOC134648648 — MLNFSPLTKDSAANLTSFVETFDHSLKAIHALQIENLDDYLFCHLALRGLDSHSRKLFEESRDQNELLTFAELINFVNKQIKVLEHTFPSTSSRTINHQQVKVKSPVNFTQPTHKPASFKYSNATSSSQKVGLTVSRNNDTQNNSYQNKLTCVHCNSNHLIYRCEQFRKLLIQDRIDRVNALKICSNCLKSGHEASSCKSNMTCGVCSQPHHYLLHRDASVLQAPAVPTLQTPRAAVHAAGPSPPRSVSVTPAPTGTENLHSVSENSGSYGVVLGTTRTLVVDITGQHQNCRAVLDSGAQSSFITLNCAQRLGLPRNKCPYTVSGLGGELVKNFGMVTCDLKPCKLDVPSFQVEMVVVEKVSSEMPNVSFPPEVVEEYKNFELADPLFFEKSSVDILLDNGVVSELIMDKPTTVKPNIPKVIETIFGYVVSGRLYNDSNDTETPTQSFHLTISLEKTLDKTLRDFWELEELPCKPVLSPQDQLAEDIYVRDHSRDEGGRYIVPLPFVPDAPILGDSRAAAKRRLLATERKLARSPVLQQAYNDFMLEYEKLDHMELYTGSEPSKYLVPHHSILRPSSTSTPLRVVFDASAKTSTNVSLNDTQLTGPNLYRDIGAIITNFRLFEYCFASDICKMYRAILVRESDRKYQHILYRSSVDEPIKVYELKTITYGVSSSPFLAIRTLLQLASDEGERFPSAAEVVRQGIYMDDILWSCATFSQACALQDELINMLQCGGLVLKKWSSNSEQLFERVPAEHRETTVTFQKDRDDVSIKLLGLKWSPVFDAFSFSLNKQDTVNTKRSVLKTLASIYDPVGYIAPCTFVAKCILQDLWKVGLGWDDPLPQDVCEQWLTFIDELPRLSELQIQRHILLPNVTECELVGFSDASSRGYAACIYVISRHQSNVKCRLLMARSKVAPVKVQTIPKMELMAAALLAKLMKYACECLIRVNVTKITALTDSSIVLAWLQTDAYKLKTFVCNRVTQITESIPPHAWRHVNSENNMADVASRGVSPSQFMAGNTQWFEGPAWMYDDCENWPVSTFINKCETQIPEMKLNTNTFNLLSQQTGEEGKLEFVDRVCFQFSSYSRMQRSIAWILRLLRRFRGDVSICDQVLTTKDLNQAHDCLIKLVQAAYFKEQIETLKKGVTYIPSLRKLAPFLDDRGFLRVGGRIPHSDLPYNAKHPILLPKQSRFTKLLVEYFHKKYLHTGPQTLQNILNQRYWILSARSLIRSIHSKCKSCYKCRPTLLQPKMGDLPSTRLLPNKVFEHVGVDLAGPFYIKESLRRNAKIEKAYLAVFVCFSTKAVHLETLSSLSADCFLATLDRFVSRRGLSACFYSDCGTNFTAASKHLADVQKFMSDKSTQQDIFNGCAQRLINWQFNPPSAPHMGGLWESCVGIAKYHLVRAVGDKALTFEELTTIFCKIEAIMNSRPLCALPASDNPHEFNVLSPNSWTLLDRQESDSCTRV; from the coding sequence ATGCTGAATTTTTCACCTTTGACAAAAGACAGTGCAGCGAATTTAACCTCATTCGTGGAGACTTTTGACCATTCCTTGAAAGCTATTCACGCCTTGCAGATTGAGAACTTGGACGACTATCTATTCTGCCATCTGGCACTTCGCGGGCTAGACAGTCATTCTCGGAAATTGTTTGAAGAAAGCCGCGATCAAAATGAATTACTGACTTTCGCGGAATTAATAAATTTTgtgaacaaacaaataaaagtgTTGGAACATACTTTTCCTAGTACTAGCTCCCGGACTATAAACCATCAACAAGTCAAAGTGAAGTCACCTGTCAACTTCACACAACCGACTCATAAACCTGCCAGTTTCAAATATTCGAACGCGACCTCGTCTTCGCAAAAGGTTGGATTAACTGTTTCGCGTAATAATGATACTCAAAATAATTCGTACCAAAACAAACTGACTTGCGTGCATTGCAACTCAAATCATCTGATTTATCGTTGCGAACAGTTTCGTAAACTGTTGATTCAAGATAGGATTGACCGTGTCAACGCCTTGAAGATATGCAGCAACTGCTTGAAAAGTGGTCACGAAGCGTCAAGTTGTAAGAGCAATATGACTTGTGGAGTTTGCTCTCAGCCTCATCATTATTTGCTACATCGGGATGCAAGTGTTCTGCAGGCTCCGGCCGTGCCGACCCTGCAGACGCCCCGCGCTGCCGTGCATGCAGCGGGGCCTTCGCCGCCGCGCTCCGTGAGTGTGACGCCCGCTCCAACTGGAACTGAGAATCTTCACTCCGTGAGTGAAAATTCAGGTTCTTACGGTGTAGTGTTGGGGACTACGAGGACTCTAGTGGTTGACATCACCGGACAACATCAGAACTGCCGTGCTGTTCTTGATTCTGGAGCGCAAAGCTCATTTATTACTTTGAATTGTGCTCAACGTTTGGGCTTACCTCGCAACAAATGTCCTTACACAGTATCAGGACTTGGAGGTGAACTTGTCAAAAACTTTGGCATGGTGACGTGCGACTTGAAGCCGTGTAAATTGGACGTTCCGAGTTTCCAGGTGGAGATGGTCGTCGTGGAGAAAGTGTCATCTGAAATGCCAAATGTTTCGTTTCCGCCAGAAGTTGTGGAAGAATACAAGAATTTTGAATTGGCTGACCCGTTGTTTTTCGAGAAGTCATCGGTGGATATTCTACTGGACAATGGCGTCGTGTCCGAATTGATTATGGACAAGCCTACTACTGTCAAGCCGAACATTCCAAAGGTTATTGAAACCATTTTTGGGTACGTCGTTAGCGGAAGATTATACAACGACAGTAACGACACCGAAACACCAACACAGAGTTTCCATCTGACGATTTCTCTAGAGAAGACTTTGGACAAAACGCTGCGTGACTTCTGGGAACTAGAGGAATTGCCGTGCAAACCTGTACTCAGCCCACAAGATCAGCTGGCTGAAGATATTTACGTGCGTGATCACTCCCGTGATGAGGGGGGGAGGTATATCGTGCCGCTGCCTTTTGTTCCTGATGCGCCGATACTCGGAGACTCTCGCGCTGCTGCCAAGCGACGACTGCTGGCAACAGAGCGCAAACTCGCGCGCTCACCAGTGCTGCAGCAAGCTTACAATGACTTCATGTTGGAGTATGAGAAACTAGACCACATGGAATTGTATACTGGTAGCGAGCCGAGCAAATATCTTGTACCACATCACAGTATTTTAAGGCCAAGCAGCACATCTACGCCGTTGCGCGTAGTCTTTGATGCTAGTGCGAAAACGTCTACAAACGTCTCTCTTAATGACACCCAGTTGACGGGACCAAACCTATACCGTGATATAGGAGCCATTATAACAAATTTTCGATTATTCGAATACTGTTTCGCAAGTGATATTTGCAAAATGTATCGTGCAATCCTTGTGCGCGAATCTGACCGAAAAtatcaacatattttatatCGGTCGTCAGTTGACGAGCCGATAAAAGTCTATGAGTTGAAAACAATCACATATGGCGTGAGTTCGAGTCCATTTCTGGCCATACGCACTTTACTACAATTAGCCAGTGATGAAGGCGAACGTTTCCCTTCTGCTGCTGAAGTTGTACGTCAAGGCATCTATATGGATGATATCCTGTGGTCATGCGCCACCTTCTCTCAGGCATGTGCATTACAGGACGAGTTGATTAATATGCTACAGTGCGGAGGACTTGTGCTTAAGAAGTGGTCGAGCAACTCTGAACAGTTGTTTGAGCGCGTCCCGGCCGAACATCGTGAAACTACTGTCACTTTTCAAAAGGACAGGGATGACGTTTCAATTAAGCTTTTAGGCTTGAAATGGTCTCCGGTGTTTGACGCGTTCAGCTTCTCATTGAACAAACAAGATACCGTCAATACTAAGCGATCTGTACTGAAGACTCTTGCGTCAATTTATGATCCTGTTGGATACATTGCTCCATGCACATTTGTTGCAAAGTGCATTCTTCAGGACCTTTGGAAGGTGGGTCTCGGTTGGGATGATCCACTTCCTCAAGACGTATGCGAGCAGTGGTTGACGTTCATTGACGAACTACCCCGACTATCCGAGTTGCAGATTCAACGGCATATCTTGCTTCCAAATGTAACTGAATGCGAACTTGTTGGATTTAGCGACGCGTCTTCTCGTGGGTACGCCGCCTGCATCTACGTCATCTCACGACATCAGTCTAACGTTAAGTGCAGATTGTTGATGGCAAGGTCAAAGGTAGCACCTGTCAAAGTTCAGACTATCCCGAAAATGGAACTTATGGCCGCAGCACTTCTTGCAAAACTAATGAAGTACGCGTGTGAATGCTTAATTCGGGTTAATGTGACAAAAATCACAGCTTTGACAGATTCGTCTATTGTCTTGGCGTGGCTACAAACTGACgcttataaattaaaaacatttgtgTGTAACCGTGTTACACAAATAACAGAGTCAATACCTCCTCATGCGTGGCGTCATGTGAACAGCGAAAACAACATGGCAGACGTCGCCTCGCGAGGTGTTTCTCCGTCGCAGTTCATGGCTGGTAACACTCAGTGGTTTGAAGGGCCTGCCTGGATGTATGACGATTGTGAGAATTGGCCTGTTTCCACTTTCATAAACAAATGTGAAACACAAATCCCAGAGatgaaattaaatacaaatacatttaatttactatctcaaCAAACGGGAGAAGAAGGTAAACTGGAATTCGTTGATCGTGTTTGCTTCCAGTTCTCTTCTTATTCTAGAATGCAAAGAAGCATCGCCTGGATCTTACGTTTACTGCGACGATTCCGTGGTGACGTTTCGATTTGCGACCAAGTTTTAACGACAAAAGACTTGAATCAAGCCCATGATTGCTTGATCAAATTAGTACAAGCAGCTTATTTCAAAGAGcaaattgaaactttgaaaaAGGGCGTAACGTACATCCCTTCGTTAAGGAAGCTTGCACCCTTTCTTGACGATCGAGGCTTCCTCAGGGTGGGGGGTCGTATCCCGCACTCTGACTTGCCTTACAATGCGAAGCATCCTATATTGTTGCCGAAGCAAAGTAGGTTTACAAAGCTCTTGGTTGAATATTTTCATAAGAAATATTTACACACAGGTCCGCAGACCTTGCAGAATATTCTCAACCAGAGATATTGGATCTTGTCGGCTCGTAGCCTAATTCGTTCCATTCATTCAAAGTGCAAGAGCTGCTACAAATGTAGACCCACTCTGCTGCAGCCTAAAATGGGTGACCTTCCATCAACTCGTCTGTTACCTAATAAGGTGTTTGAGCATGTAGGTGTGGACCTGGCCGGACCCTTTTATATAAAGGAAAGCTTACGGCGCAATGCCAAGATAGAGAAGGCTTATTTAGCGGTCTTCGTTTGCTTTTCAACTAAAGCCGTGCATTTGGAAACGCTCTCCTCTCTATCTGCCGATTGCTTTTTGGCTACTCTAGACAGATTCGTATCCCGTCGCGGTCTTTCGGCATGTTTTTATTCCGATTGCGGGACGAATTTCACAGCAGCCAGTAAACATCTTGCTGATGTTCAGAAATTCATGTCTGACAAGAGCACTCAACAGGATATTTTTAACGGCTGCGCTCAGCGCTTGATTAACTGGCAGTTCAATCCTCCTAGCGCCCCTCACATGGGTGGTTTATGGGAGAGTTGCGTTGGTATTGCGAAATACCATCTTGTGCGTGCTGTCGGTGACAAAGCCTTGACTTTTGAGGAGCTGACAACAATTTTCTGTAAAATTGAAGCCATAATGAATTCACGGCCATTATGCGCTCTGCCAGCTAGTGATAATCCTCATGAGTTTAATGTCCTAAGTCCTAACTCCTGGACACTTCTTGATAGGCAAGAGTCTGACAGCTGTACCAGAGTATGA